In Streptomyces sannanensis, the DNA window CCCGGCCGGAGGCTGGGGGAGCGTTGTCGGTGGTCTCGGTGACAGGGGCGGTCGTCATCAGGCCAGTCCCTTCTCGGTGAGCAGCGCGTGCAGCGCGGCCGCGGACTCCTGGACGGTCTGCCGGTGCGACTCGATCCGGAGGTCGGGTGTCTCGGGGGCCTCGTAGGGGTCGTCGACGCCGGTCAGCCCGCTGATCTCGCCTGAGGCCTGCTTGGCGTACAGGCCCTTCACATCACGCACCGAGCACACCTCCACCGGTGTCGCGACGTGCACCTCGACATACGTGGTGCCCGCGGCGTCATGGCGCTTGCGCACGGCCTCGCGGCTGTCCGCGTACGGCGCGATCACCGGCACCAGCGCCTTCACGCCGTTGCTCGCCAGCAGCTCGGCGACGAAGCCGATCCGCTGCACATTGGTGTGCCGGTCCTCACGGCTGAAACCCAGGCCCGCGGAGAGGAACTCGCGGACCTCGTCACCGTCGAGCACCTCCACCCGGTGCCCCGCCTCACGCAGCCGGCCCGCCAGCTCGTACGCGATCGTGGTCTTGCCCGCGCTCGGCAGACCGGTCAGCCAGACCGTGGCTCCCTGTGCCGTAACGCTCATCGAAGTCTCCTGAAACTGTGTCTTGTCGGGGGACGCCCCCGAATCCCCTGTCATGGTCCGTCAGCCGTGCAGGCCGCACTCGGTCTTGGCCCGGCCGGCCCAGCGGCCGGCTCGCGCGTCCTCGCCCTCTGCCACCCGCCGGGTGCAGGGGGCACAGCCGACGGACGTGTAGCCGTCCATCAGCAGCGGGTTGGTCAGTACGCCGTGCTCCGCGACGTATGCGTCCACGTCGTCCTGCGTCCAGCGGGCGATCGGCGAGATCTTGACCTTCTGCCGCTTCTCGTCCCAGCCCACGACCGGGGTGTTCGCCCGGGTCGGGGACTCGTCGCGGCGCAGGCCGGTGGCCCAGGCGTCGTACGCGGTCAGGCCCTCTCCGAGGGGCTGGACCTTGCGCAGCGCGCAGCACAGGTCGGGCTCGCGGTCGTACAGCTTCGGCCCGTACTCGGCGTCCTGCTCGGCCACGGTCCGACGCGGGGTCAGCGTGATGACGTTGACGTCCATCACGGCCTCGACCGCGTCCCGGGTGCCGATGGTCTCCGGGAAGTGGTAGCCGGTGTCGAGGAAGACGACGTCGACGCCGGGGAAGGCACGGGAGGCGAGATGGGCGACCACCGCGTCCTCCATGGACGAGGTG includes these proteins:
- the cysC gene encoding adenylyl-sulfate kinase; translated protein: MSVTAQGATVWLTGLPSAGKTTIAYELAGRLREAGHRVEVLDGDEVREFLSAGLGFSREDRHTNVQRIGFVAELLASNGVKALVPVIAPYADSREAVRKRHDAAGTTYVEVHVATPVEVCSVRDVKGLYAKQASGEISGLTGVDDPYEAPETPDLRIESHRQTVQESAAALHALLTEKGLA
- a CDS encoding phosphoadenylyl-sulfate reductase — translated: MTKRLKELAERAGRELEDASPLEILTWAAETFGSRFCVTSSMEDAVVAHLASRAFPGVDVVFLDTGYHFPETIGTRDAVEAVMDVNVITLTPRRTVAEQDAEYGPKLYDREPDLCCALRKVQPLGEGLTAYDAWATGLRRDESPTRANTPVVGWDEKRQKVKISPIARWTQDDVDAYVAEHGVLTNPLLMDGYTSVGCAPCTRRVAEGEDARAGRWAGRAKTECGLHG